TCGCTTTCTGGACGGTATCTCGGAGGATCATGAGGTGGTGCACGGGGCCAAAATCTACAGGGTGCGTCGCGTGGCTGATCTGAACGGAGCCCATCGTTTCACGGTGTTGGAAGTTGAGATGATCGGCGGGGTGACCGCTGGAGGGGGCGTTTATGGCTAGCCGTTCTTCGGTCGAAGGCTATGTGCACTTTGAGGGCTTTGACAGTTTTGAGCGTGACGCCTTCGACAAGTCCAAGATCCGCGCGGCGATGCGTAAAGCCGGCCGCCTGGTCACGCAACGAGCGCAGATGAACCTAGCGCTTGGTAAAGGCCAGGACGGCTATCCGGTCAACCGTACGGGCGCCACCCTTGAATCGATCAACTTCAAGGTGTCGCGGGCCGGCTTTCTCGTGCGGATCGCTCCGCGCAAGACCAGTTCCATGAAGGAGTTCTATCCGGCCTACCTGCATTACGGGGTCAAGAAAGGAAACCGCCCCGGAAAGCTTGCACCAGGCATGGGTAAAGGCAAATCGAACCGCCGAGCCAAGGGCGATAGGGCGCTGGCCCTTGCTGCCCGTGCCGCTGCTGGGTGGCGTATTACCCCCCGCGACAACTACATGGCGGATGCCTTGCAGGACTCGAGATCATCGGTGCAGGCGCTGCTATCAGCTGCATTTGCGGCCGCCTTGAACTGACCTCCGAACCGGAAACCACGATGAGACTAAATGTGATCGTCGCGCATTTGCGCGCCTACTGCCCGACGTTTTCCACACGGATTGCGGCGGGTATCGACTGGGATGCAGTCGCGAGCAGTTCCAAGCTGCAGCACCCATCGGCCTATGTGATCGCTTCCGACGATCAGGCAGAACCGAATGACCTGCAGACCGGTGTCCGCCAGGTTATTTCAGATGGCTTCGACGTGGTTGTTGTGTTGGACACCAGCGATGAACGTGGCCAGGAGGCCGCGCAGGATCTGCACGAACTGCGCGCGGAAATCTGGCGGGCACTGGTGGGGTGGAAACCTGGCAGCGAGTACGACGCCATCACCTATGGCGGGGGCGCACTGATCTTCATCAACCGAGCCCGCGTGATCTACCGCTACAGCTTCAGCGCTGAGTTCCAGTTGGGCCGTAGTCGTGAGGGTGACCCGGCTGAGACGTGGCACGAGCGCGAGCTTGATGGCCTGCCTCCGCTGGAGGGCATCGATATGCGATACGACTTTATCGACCCCCTGAGGGATCCGAACGCGGCTCCTGGCGGGCCTGACGGGCGGGTCGAACTTGAAACCCGAGAGGACTTGAACCCATGAACCTGATTCACGTGAAGCCGGTACCGGGGCGACTCTGCCCCATGCCGGAGAAGGGCGGCCAGTTGCTGCCGGAGGCGGGCGCCAAGGTGCCCCACGACGCGTACTGGCAGCGCCGTATCAGCGACGGCGACGTAGTACGCGTCGAAGCTGCGCCGGCAGAAAGCCCGGTCGTAGGGCCCGAACCTGTGGCGGCGCCTGAGCCCGTCACTCAATCCAAGCCAGCCCGAGGGAGTAAGGCGCAATGAGCGTAGGTTTCAGCACTATTCCGGTCGACATCCGCGTGCCGCTGTTTTATGCCGAGGTCGACAACTCGCAGGCCAATAGCGGCGCCTCGACCCTGCGCCGGCTGCTGGTCGGCCAGGTCAACGACGACGCCGACAGCCCCGAGATCGGTAGCCTGGTACTGGTGGCCCGCACCGCCGAGGCCCGCGCTATCGCGGGTGACGGCTCGATGCTGGCCGCCATGCACAAACAGCACCGCGCCATTGACTCGGCCGGCGAGGTCTGGTGTTTGCCGCTCAAGGCGGTCGGCACGCCGGCGAAAGCCAGCGTTACCGTAACGGGCACGGTCACCGTGAGCGGCCTGGTGAATCTGTCCATTGCCGGGCAGCGTGTGCGTGTCCCGGTGGTCGCCGGCGCTACCGCTGACGTGGTGGCCGCCGCCCTGGCGGATAGCATCAACGCGGCGGCTGATATGCCGGTGAAGGCCACGGCAGAGGCCACGGCGGTGAAGCTGGTGGCCAAGTTTTCGGGTGAGCTGGGCAACGACATTCAGCTGCAGCTCAATCGCCTGGGCCGCAATAACGGCGAGGTAACCCCCGCCGGCCTGGTGCTGACCATCACTGCCATGACCGGTGGCACCGGAACACCGGACATTGCCGAGGCCCTGGCGGCCCTGGGTGATGAGGAATTCGAGTTCATTTGTCAGCCCTGGACTGACACCGCGACGCTCGATGCCTGGAAAGTCGCAATGGATGACAGCGCCGGGCGCTGGTCCTGGGCAAAGCAGCTGTATGGCCACGTCTACACCGCCAAGCGCGGCACGCTGGGCCAGCTGGTGGCGGCGGGGCGCCTGCGCAATGACCCGCACGTAAGCATTCACGGCTGTGAAAAGGGCGTGCCCCAGCCAGTCTGGGAAATCGCGGCGCAGTGGGCCGCGCGTACTGCCGTGTTCATCAGTGCCGACCCGGCTCGCCCGACGCAAACCGGTGCGCTGGCAGGCATTGAACCGGCGCCGTCGAGCGAGCGCTTCATGCTGACCGAGCGGCAATCGCTGCTGACCAGCGGCATTGCCACGGCCTGTTACACCGGCGGTAACTACCGCATCGAGCGCGCCGTTACGACCTACCAGCGTAACGACCTAGGCCAGCCGGATGACTCCTACCTCGACAGCGAGACGCTGCACCAGTCGGCGCACGTTATCCGCTACCTGCGCGGGATCATTACCAGCAAGTACGGGCGCAGCAAGCTGGCCAACGACGGCACCCGCTTCGGTGCTGGCCAGGCAATCGTCACCCCGGTTGTGATCCGGGGCGAACTGATCGCCGCCTATGGCGCGCTTGAGCGCGACGGCATTGTTGAGAACAGCGAACTGTTCAAAGAGTACCTGGTGGTCGAGCGTGATCCGCGTAACCCCAACCGTGTCAGCGTCCTGTTCCCGCCGGATCTGGTCAATCAACTGCGGGTGTTCGCCCTGGCGTATCAGTTCCGCTTGCAGTACCCCGAAGCGGTGTAACCCTTTTCGTACAACTCCGGCCCGCCACGCGCGGGCTTTTTTATGGGAGATCCCTTCATGGGTCAGAAAGTCGCGGGCACCTGTTACGTCAAGGCCGACGGCGAACAGCTCACGATCACCGGCGGCGTGGAATGCCCGCTGTCGGACAAGAAGCGCGAAACCATCACGCGGGGCTACTACAAGGAAGAAGACCTGGTGCCTTACATCAGCGTCGATGCGGTTAAAACGCCCAACTTCCCCCGGGCCAAATTGGCCAACGCCACCAACATGACCATTACCGCCGAGTTGGCCGACGGTAGTAGCTACGTGCTGAGCGGCGCGTATCTGGTTGATGAAACCAAAGTGACCGGCGATGACGCGAAAGTCGCGCTGAAGTTTGAAGGCATTGCAGGAGACTGGCAGTAATGAGCACCGTAACCCACAAGCTGAACGCCCCCATTCAAGCCCACGCCGAGGAAGTCACTGAATTGAACCTGCGCCGCCCGACAGTGCAGGAGGTTCGGGCCATCAAACTCCTGCCGTACACCATGGGCGAAAGCGGCTACCCCATTGCAGATGTTGAAACCGCGTCGAAGTACATCGCCGTCTGTGCCGGCATCCCGCCCAGCTCGGTTAACCAGTTGGACCTGTCCGACCTGAACACCCTGGCGTGGATGGTCATTGGTTTTTTCATGGCCCCCGCTTCAGCTCAATCGACGGACTGATCGAGCTGGCCTACGACCTGGCCTGGTACTGGAAAGTCAGCCCGGGAGAGGTCACGGCCTGGCCGCTCGACGTGTTGTTCGAGAGTGAAGAAAACGCCTGGCGAATTCAGGCGTTAGTAGGGGGCGGCAATGGCGGATAAGTTCCAGCTCAAAGCGCTTATTACCGGCGTCGATAAGCTATCGCCGGTGCTGAGCGGGGTTCGCAAGAATGCGGCCAATTTGCGCAAGCAGCTGAACAGCTCGGGCCTTGGCAAGATCACCTTCATGGATGCGATTCAGGGCGGGGCCATCGCGGCCCCGTTTGTCATGGGGGTACAGGCTGCCATGGGCTTTGAAAGCGCCATGGCGGACGTGAAGAAGGTGGTTAACTTCGATTCGCCCGAGCAGTTCAAGGCGATGAGCGACGACGTGTTGGGCCTGTCCGAACGCCTGCCGATGGCGGCCGAGGGCATTGCGCAGATTGTCGCCGCCGGCGGCCAGTCGGGCATTGCCCGGGAAGAACTGAATCAGTTTGCTGAAGACGCGGTGAAAATGGGCGTCGCGTTCGACCAGACGGCCGAACAGTCGGGCAGCATGATGGCCAAGTGGCGAACGGCGTTCAAAATGAATCAGGCTGAGGTCGTCACCCTGGCCGACCAGATTAACTACCTGGGCAACACCGGCGCGGCCAGCACCGGGCAAATCTCGGCGATCCTGACGGCCATTGGTCCGCTGGGTGAGGTGGCCGGGGTCAGCGCTGCGCAGTTGGCGGCGATGGGCTCGACCCTGGCCGGTGTGGGTATCGCCCAGGACGTGGCCGCCACCGGCATCAAGAACTTCATGCTGACGCTCACTGCAGGCACTGCCGCGACTAAATCGCAGGCCCAGGCCTACAAGTCGTTGCGCCTGGATGCGAAGGAAATCTCCAAGGGCATGCAGACCGACAGCGAGGGCACGATTAACCGCGTGCTGCAGACGCTGGCCAAGGTCGAGAAAAGTAAGCAAGCGGCCGTGCTTACCAACCTGTTCGGCAAGGAATCGGTAGGGGCCATTGCGCCGCTGCTGACCAGCTTGAACACGCTGCAGAAGAACTTTAAGTCTGTCGGCGACGAAAGCGAATACGCCGGATCGATGCAGGCGGAATACACGGCCCGCGCGGCGACTACGCAAAACGCCATGCAGCTCCTGCAGAACCGGGTGACCCGGCTGGGCATCACGGTTGGCAGTGTGCTGCTGCCGCCGTTTAACGAGTTCATGGCCACCGTGGGGCCGATCATTGGCAAGGTGACGGAGCTTGCCGGGGCCAACCCGTGGTTGATCAAGGGCATTATCGGCGCGGCTGCGGGCTTTACCGTGCTGCGCCTGGCCACGGCAGCGGCAACCGCTGCGCTGACGGTGATGAACGGCGTTGCCAGCATGAGCCCGATTGGCCTGGTGGTGCGTGGCATCGCTGTAGCTGCAGGCCTGGTGATCGCCAACTGGGCGACCCTGGCGCCGTATTTCGAGGCGATTTGGGCGCGGATTCAGGGGCCTGCGATGGCGGTATGGGGCTGGATGAAAACGGCCTTTGCCTGGTCGCCGCTGGGGCAGATTATCGCCAACTGGGAGCCGATCAGCGGGTTCTTCGGCGCCCTGTGGGAGCTGGTCAAAGCCTTCTCGGTGCCGTTCTTCGACTTCCTGAAGTCGGTGTTTGACTGGTCGCCGCTGGGCATGATCATCAAGCACTGGGAGCCGATCACCGGATTTTTCCGCAGCCTATGGGAGAAGCTGCGGCCCATCATTGAACCGATGATGAAGTTCCTTGGCTTCGAGTCTGATGGTGCTGATGGTTCCGGCGTGGTCAACGCGGCGACGGACAAGGTCAATGCCTGGGCCGAGGAACAGAAGGTCCGTAACGCAGCCAAGCACCCGGCACCGGGGCAACTAGTCAAGCCGATTGCGCAGGCGCCGGAGTTGATGCCGGCAGCAACCAGCGTGGCCAGTTTGTTGCGTGCGCCAGGGGCTGAGGCGCCTGCAGCACCGCTGCCGCTGCTGAAGCCGCAACCGGTACCGCAACCGCTGCCGGTATCGCAGGCGGCCGCTACGGCGCTTCCAGATGCCGCCAAATGGCCGCCGGCACCGCCGGTACCGGCAACACCGCCGGCGGTCGCCGCTGCTGCAGTGCCGGCACCGGCGCTGCCAAGGCTTGCCCTGGTGCCCAAGGTGGGCCCGCAGGACATGCTGCCGGAAGCCGAACAGCGGCCGGCCGATGCCCAGGTGCCAAAGGCTGAGGCGCCCAAGGTTCCGGCCCCGGTGCTGCAGGTGGCTCCGCCCAAAGTGCCGGGCCCGGTGCTGCAGGTGGTGCCAACCAAGGCCCGCGAACTGACGCAACAACCCGCACCGGCGCCGCTGCCAGCGATGCCGAAGGTGCCGCAGTTTGAGCAACCCAAGGGGGTGACCCCGGCGGACATGCTCAAAGCCGCCCAGGCGGCCCAGCAGTTAGCCCAACCGCCACGCTCGGGCGCATCGGCGGGGCAGTTAGCGGCAGCGGCCAGTTTGCCAGCCGCGCGCGGGTCGTTGGTGCAGCAGGCGGCGGCCACGCAGAAAACCAATCTGGAAGGTTCCATGCTGGTGCGCTTTGAGAACGCCCCGGCGGGTATGCGCGTGGACCAGCCTCAAACCAATCAACCCGGCCTGACGGTAACCCCGCAAGTCGGCTACCGCTCGTTGAGGGGGTGACAATGGAAAGAACCTGGCGGGATGAGCTGCACCCGGCATCCTTTCGCGGGGTGCCGTTTCATGTGGACAGCGACGCCATGCCGGTTGGTCGGCGCACGCAGCTGCATGAATATCCCCAGCGGGATAAGCCGCTGGTTGAGGATATGGGCCGGCGCACGCGGACGACCAAGCTAACCGCCTTTGTCATTGGTGATGACTACCTGGTGAAGCGTGACGACCTGCTGAAAGCGCTGGATGAGCCCGGCCCGGGGGAGCTGGTGCATCCCTGGTTCGGGCGCATGAACGTAACGGCGGGAGATTGCGAGGTCACCCACGAGCGGCGCGAAGGCGGCATGGCGCGCTTTGACCTGGTGTTCATCGAAGCCGGGGAGAAGGGTTTTCCGGCCGGTGTGCCGAACACTGCACGGCAGCTTGAGGAATCATCGGAAAGCCTGCTTGAGTCGGCGATCAGCCGATACAAGGCAGCCATGTCGGTGGTGAATCGGGCGCGCCTGGCGGTGGTCGCCCTGCAAAACGGCATTTCCGGCATACAGATGGCGATCTATCAGGAATTCGGCCAGTTGGTCGCCCTGGTCGGTTCCGTCGAGGCGCTGGCTGACATGCTGATCAACGCCCCGGGCAACTTCGCCGCGATGATCCGGGCGCAGTTTGCGGATATCGGCGGCCATTCGCGTTCCTCGGGCTACCGCTGGGCGCCGTCGTCGGGCGGCTCGGGCGGTGCCGGCGGTTCGTCGGGTGGTACCGGCAGTGGCGGTTCTGGCTCTGGTGCCGGCGGCAGTGGCGGCAGTGGCGGCACGGGTAGCGGCGGTGGCGGATCGAGCGGCGGCGGTGGTAACGGCAGCAGTGGAGGGGGCGGCGGCAACGCGGCGGCCGACCTCGAGGCCGACCCGGAGTTTGCCCGCACGGTCGCCGGCCTGGCTGAGGTTGAGCCGGTCTTTACCACTTTCGTGACGGCGACCCGGGATATCACCGGCCAAGTCGAAACGGCCAGGGCGCTGGCCGCCGAGGCTGCTACCGACAAATCGATCAGCAACACCGCCGGCGGCGCGGCTACGGTCGCAGTCGTCAAGGCGGCCCGCGAGCTGGTG
This portion of the Pseudomonas sp. SORT22 genome encodes:
- a CDS encoding head-tail adaptor protein translates to MIRQRTDKPAKDFGLDSAFSGEVWRWASILPVGTAAYAAGVQLDAKVTHRVTFRFLDGISEDHEVVHGAKIYRVRRVADLNGAHRFTVLEVEMIGGVTAGGGVYG
- a CDS encoding phage tail assembly protein encodes the protein MSTVTHKLNAPIQAHAEEVTELNLRRPTVQEVRAIKLLPYTMGESGYPIADVETASKYIAVCAGIPPSSVNQLDLSDLNTLAWMVIGFFMAPASAQSTD
- a CDS encoding phage tail sheath subtilisin-like domain-containing protein, with amino-acid sequence MSVGFSTIPVDIRVPLFYAEVDNSQANSGASTLRRLLVGQVNDDADSPEIGSLVLVARTAEARAIAGDGSMLAAMHKQHRAIDSAGEVWCLPLKAVGTPAKASVTVTGTVTVSGLVNLSIAGQRVRVPVVAGATADVVAAALADSINAAADMPVKATAEATAVKLVAKFSGELGNDIQLQLNRLGRNNGEVTPAGLVLTITAMTGGTGTPDIAEALAALGDEEFEFICQPWTDTATLDAWKVAMDDSAGRWSWAKQLYGHVYTAKRGTLGQLVAAGRLRNDPHVSIHGCEKGVPQPVWEIAAQWAARTAVFISADPARPTQTGALAGIEPAPSSERFMLTERQSLLTSGIATACYTGGNYRIERAVTTYQRNDLGQPDDSYLDSETLHQSAHVIRYLRGIITSKYGRSKLANDGTRFGAGQAIVTPVVIRGELIAAYGALERDGIVENSELFKEYLVVERDPRNPNRVSVLFPPDLVNQLRVFALAYQFRLQYPEAV
- a CDS encoding DUF2635 domain-containing protein; translated protein: MNLIHVKPVPGRLCPMPEKGGQLLPEAGAKVPHDAYWQRRISDGDVVRVEAAPAESPVVGPEPVAAPEPVTQSKPARGSKAQ
- a CDS encoding phage tail tube protein — encoded protein: MGQKVAGTCYVKADGEQLTITGGVECPLSDKKRETITRGYYKEEDLVPYISVDAVKTPNFPRAKLANATNMTITAELADGSSYVLSGAYLVDETKVTGDDAKVALKFEGIAGDWQ
- a CDS encoding DNA circularization N-terminal domain-containing protein; its protein translation is MERTWRDELHPASFRGVPFHVDSDAMPVGRRTQLHEYPQRDKPLVEDMGRRTRTTKLTAFVIGDDYLVKRDDLLKALDEPGPGELVHPWFGRMNVTAGDCEVTHERREGGMARFDLVFIEAGEKGFPAGVPNTARQLEESSESLLESAISRYKAAMSVVNRARLAVVALQNGISGIQMAIYQEFGQLVALVGSVEALADMLINAPGNFAAMIRAQFADIGGHSRSSGYRWAPSSGGSGGAGGSSGGTGSGGSGSGAGGSGGSGGTGSGGGGSSGGGGNGSSGGGGGNAAADLEADPEFARTVAGLAEVEPVFTTFVTATRDITGQVETARALAAEAATDKSISNTAGGAATVAVVKAARELVRDALLVLAARTAAVMPVIAAPAPLPGSPSLAQQVAAPIQRPEVPAADEVVLIRDAIGAALWEAAQTASHDHFEVLEAVRKHVTGHLTEVARSGVRLTEVTTQESLPALVLAYQCFGDATRAGEIVTRNKAIHPGFLPPGVLTVAQD
- a CDS encoding phage tail tape measure protein, whose translation is MADKFQLKALITGVDKLSPVLSGVRKNAANLRKQLNSSGLGKITFMDAIQGGAIAAPFVMGVQAAMGFESAMADVKKVVNFDSPEQFKAMSDDVLGLSERLPMAAEGIAQIVAAGGQSGIAREELNQFAEDAVKMGVAFDQTAEQSGSMMAKWRTAFKMNQAEVVTLADQINYLGNTGAASTGQISAILTAIGPLGEVAGVSAAQLAAMGSTLAGVGIAQDVAATGIKNFMLTLTAGTAATKSQAQAYKSLRLDAKEISKGMQTDSEGTINRVLQTLAKVEKSKQAAVLTNLFGKESVGAIAPLLTSLNTLQKNFKSVGDESEYAGSMQAEYTARAATTQNAMQLLQNRVTRLGITVGSVLLPPFNEFMATVGPIIGKVTELAGANPWLIKGIIGAAAGFTVLRLATAAATAALTVMNGVASMSPIGLVVRGIAVAAGLVIANWATLAPYFEAIWARIQGPAMAVWGWMKTAFAWSPLGQIIANWEPISGFFGALWELVKAFSVPFFDFLKSVFDWSPLGMIIKHWEPITGFFRSLWEKLRPIIEPMMKFLGFESDGADGSGVVNAATDKVNAWAEEQKVRNAAKHPAPGQLVKPIAQAPELMPAATSVASLLRAPGAEAPAAPLPLLKPQPVPQPLPVSQAAATALPDAAKWPPAPPVPATPPAVAAAAVPAPALPRLALVPKVGPQDMLPEAEQRPADAQVPKAEAPKVPAPVLQVAPPKVPGPVLQVVPTKARELTQQPAPAPLPAMPKVPQFEQPKGVTPADMLKAAQAAQQLAQPPRSGASAGQLAAAASLPAARGSLVQQAAATQKTNLEGSMLVRFENAPAGMRVDQPQTNQPGLTVTPQVGYRSLRG